One genomic segment of Brevibacillus laterosporus LMG 15441 includes these proteins:
- a CDS encoding stage VI sporulation protein F, translated as MDWGKILKLAATVDKNKLKTESGIREVIKDLASRSGKDLSKRDLDNYTEQVKKLMQKKDIGSMLDQLKKKGLDQSDLDRIKKGMK; from the coding sequence ATGGACTGGGGAAAAATTTTGAAATTGGCGGCGACAGTTGACAAGAATAAATTAAAAACGGAATCAGGAATTCGTGAGGTTATCAAGGATTTAGCAAGTAGATCAGGTAAAGATTTATCAAAAAGGGACTTGGACAATTATACAGAGCAAGTAAAGAAACTTATGCAGAAAAAAGACATTGGCAGCATGCTGGATCAATTAAAGAAAAAGGGCCTAGACCAAAGTGATTTAGACAGAATCAAAAAAGGGATGAAGTAA
- a CDS encoding N-acetylmuramoyl-L-alanine amidase family protein has translation MKKFVLGLVALSSFIWMAPQAIDAAGQSTQGNIQLRIEGRSVNAEVPPLISNGRTLVPVRVIAEGLGAKIDWNQQERKAKITKDNREVILQLSSKKAYINGKAQTLEATPELINNRMLLPLRFVGEALGATVGWDNDSRTVIVNQPVQTQINGQSLPATEKVYHWEDKVLLPVKTIADRLGVSQDELTAKASLKKVIDSTTVISLQDITDSIGTDVAEWDEKRNEVVITRMNRLTDIEPQDESVQIQTRYKVSPTVSVLQNPYRIVMDFPEMELSNKMRDEENKEIVIDQRKESSSSDYSSSNMDSPEKLELSDGDSNDASISAVSQQTQPLIRSIRYSQYQDNPKTVRVVVELNRSSKYQLVSTNDGVKLQLQAKPQKTGYLIVVDAGHGGHDVGAKGTVGNYEKDFTLSVANRLVEYLKQHKEFQVIATRSTDTYLTLKERTDIANEIDADVFISVHANSFNPETRGTETYYYNQNSLDLARVVHKHLLAATQFPDRKVKQNNFYVVKNTKMPAVLTETGFLTNQIENTQLMSPQFQDKVAKSLADAIFEYYQTY, from the coding sequence TTGAAAAAGTTTGTTTTAGGCTTGGTTGCCTTGAGTAGTTTTATTTGGATGGCGCCTCAAGCAATAGATGCCGCAGGACAGTCGACACAGGGCAATATACAATTACGGATCGAGGGTAGGAGCGTTAATGCGGAAGTTCCTCCGCTCATCTCCAACGGACGCACCCTTGTCCCTGTTCGCGTTATTGCAGAGGGCTTGGGAGCAAAAATTGATTGGAACCAACAGGAGCGAAAGGCTAAGATTACGAAAGATAACCGAGAGGTAATTTTGCAGTTAAGCAGCAAGAAAGCCTACATAAACGGGAAAGCACAGACCTTAGAGGCCACGCCTGAGCTCATTAATAATCGGATGCTACTACCTCTGCGGTTTGTGGGGGAAGCATTAGGAGCGACGGTAGGATGGGATAATGACAGCCGGACCGTAATTGTCAACCAACCTGTTCAGACGCAAATTAATGGACAATCTTTACCGGCTACTGAGAAAGTATATCATTGGGAGGATAAGGTTTTATTACCAGTGAAGACGATTGCAGACAGATTGGGAGTTTCCCAAGACGAGCTGACTGCCAAGGCCAGCTTGAAGAAAGTAATTGATTCGACGACCGTTATATCCTTACAAGATATAACAGACAGTATCGGAACAGATGTAGCTGAATGGGACGAAAAGCGCAATGAAGTGGTTATTACTCGCATGAACAGATTGACAGATATTGAGCCACAGGATGAAAGTGTTCAGATTCAAACCAGATATAAGGTATCGCCAACTGTGTCAGTCTTACAAAATCCCTATCGGATTGTCATGGATTTCCCGGAAATGGAACTATCCAATAAAATGCGTGACGAGGAAAACAAAGAGATAGTGATTGATCAAAGGAAAGAGAGCAGTTCCTCCGATTATTCCTCCTCTAATATGGATAGTCCAGAAAAATTGGAGCTAAGTGATGGAGATTCCAATGACGCATCCATTAGCGCAGTCAGCCAACAAACTCAGCCGCTTATTCGATCGATTCGATACAGCCAATATCAGGACAATCCTAAAACGGTCAGAGTTGTAGTGGAATTGAATCGCTCAAGTAAATATCAGCTAGTGTCGACAAATGATGGTGTAAAGCTGCAATTACAAGCTAAACCGCAAAAAACGGGGTATCTCATTGTTGTAGATGCGGGGCATGGTGGTCATGATGTAGGAGCCAAAGGAACGGTCGGCAACTATGAAAAGGATTTTACTTTATCTGTAGCTAATCGTTTAGTTGAATACCTAAAACAGCATAAAGAATTTCAAGTCATCGCAACCCGCAGCACCGATACGTATTTGACGCTAAAGGAGCGTACAGATATAGCCAATGAGATAGATGCTGATGTATTTATCTCCGTACATGCCAACTCCTTTAATCCGGAAACGCGCGGAACCGAAACCTATTATTACAATCAGAATAGCTTGGATTTAGCGCGTGTGGTTCATAAGCACCTGTTGGCGGCCACTCAATTCCCTGATCGGAAAGTGAAACAAAACAACTTTTATGTTGTAAAGAACACAAAAATGCCTGCTGTATTAACAGAAACAGGATTTCTCACGAATCAAATCGAAAATACTCAATTAATGTCCCCACAGTTTCAAGATAAAGTAGCAAAATCATTAGCAGATGCGATCTTTGAGTATTACCAAACCTACTAA
- a CDS encoding GerMN domain-containing protein, producing the protein MKRIALIMCALLALLVAACNNNSTPVEPSKDAKTEQPVKETQQLTLTLYYADNDLTKLIEEKQQITAPASDKDKYAKAMELLGKPSKPEHNALWKDFGYHSITFENGTLTIDAKGTNQYNMGSSGEAFAIDALKQTMFQFPEVMKIVVFVDGKKTESLMGHVSIDEPLTRSTP; encoded by the coding sequence ATGAAACGAATAGCTCTTATCATGTGTGCCCTTCTAGCCTTACTAGTGGCTGCATGCAATAACAATTCTACGCCAGTGGAACCATCTAAAGATGCCAAGACAGAACAACCTGTGAAGGAAACACAACAGCTAACTCTTACCCTTTACTATGCAGACAATGATCTAACCAAACTAATAGAAGAGAAGCAGCAGATTACAGCGCCTGCATCTGACAAGGACAAGTATGCAAAGGCAATGGAATTGCTGGGGAAACCATCCAAGCCAGAACATAATGCGCTGTGGAAAGATTTTGGTTACCACTCCATTACGTTTGAAAACGGTACGTTAACCATTGATGCTAAGGGGACAAACCAATATAATATGGGCTCTAGTGGTGAAGCCTTTGCTATTGATGCATTGAAACAAACCATGTTTCAGTTCCCAGAGGTTATGAAAATCGTTGTTTTCGTAGATGGGAAAAAGACAGAATCCCTCATGGGGCATGTTAGCATTGATGAACCATTAACTCGTTCTACACCCTAA
- a CDS encoding DUF378 domain-containing protein, translated as MDKLVLLLVIIGAINWGLVGLFQLDVVATLFGGMNSTLSRIIYTIIGISGIYAIKFFGSDRQRT; from the coding sequence ATGGATAAATTAGTATTGCTTCTTGTTATTATCGGTGCTATCAACTGGGGGCTAGTTGGCTTATTCCAACTTGATGTGGTTGCCACCTTGTTTGGGGGTATGAACTCTACTTTAAGTCGTATTATTTACACGATTATTGGTATTTCCGGAATTTATGCTATCAAGTTTTTTGGGAGCGACCGTCAACGTACCTAG
- the pstB gene encoding phosphate ABC transporter ATP-binding protein PstB, translating into MSMIKVQDLHVYYGLTHALKHIEMEIEPKSITALIGPSGCGKSTFLRTINRMNDMILHVKITGSIQIAGKNIYDANWDVEQLRKQVGMVFQKPTPFPKSIYENIVYGPKLHGIRDKKQLEELVEASLRQAALWEEVKDSLHKPAHGLSGGQQQRLCIARALAVEPEIILLDEPTSALDPIATAKIEELLIQLKESYTLVMVTHNMQQAARISDKTAFFLQGECIEMNQTTEVFENPKDQRLKDYISGRFG; encoded by the coding sequence TTGAGCATGATTAAGGTGCAAGACCTGCATGTCTATTACGGATTAACACATGCTTTAAAGCATATTGAAATGGAAATTGAACCAAAATCAATTACCGCTTTAATCGGTCCTTCCGGCTGTGGGAAATCAACCTTTTTACGGACAATTAACCGCATGAATGATATGATTTTGCATGTGAAAATCACCGGAAGCATTCAGATTGCAGGTAAAAATATATATGATGCCAATTGGGATGTGGAGCAATTACGTAAGCAAGTCGGAATGGTGTTTCAAAAGCCTACTCCTTTTCCAAAAAGCATTTATGAAAACATTGTATATGGTCCGAAATTACATGGGATTCGAGATAAGAAGCAACTAGAGGAATTGGTTGAGGCTAGCTTGCGGCAGGCAGCCTTGTGGGAAGAGGTAAAGGATAGTTTGCATAAACCCGCCCATGGTTTATCAGGTGGACAGCAGCAACGTTTATGTATTGCACGGGCTCTAGCCGTAGAACCAGAGATCATCTTGTTGGATGAACCGACATCTGCCCTCGACCCTATTGCTACAGCTAAAATAGAGGAGCTGTTGATACAATTAAAGGAAAGCTATACGTTGGTGATGGTAACGCATAACATGCAACAAGCTGCTCGTATTTCTGATAAAACAGCATTCTTTTTACAAGGTGAATGCATTGAAATGAACCAAACCACTGAGGTGTTTGAGAATCCTAAAGATCAACGCCTGAAGGACTATATCTCCGGCCGTTTTGGCTGA
- a CDS encoding ArsR/SmtB family transcription factor has translation METTDMIQMMVLADLFKLLGDKTRLTIMALLQVQSLCVRDLVEILQASQPSVSQHLAKLKGQGLVKEERRGAWVFYSLNNEAAPVMKIILEHLPDVKPLVEKQQRVTLSS, from the coding sequence ATGGAGACCACAGATATGATTCAAATGATGGTGCTTGCTGACTTATTCAAACTACTCGGTGACAAGACGAGATTAACCATTATGGCTTTGTTACAAGTTCAATCTCTATGTGTACGTGATTTGGTAGAAATTTTACAAGCTTCTCAGCCATCCGTTTCCCAACATTTAGCGAAACTCAAAGGACAAGGATTGGTAAAGGAAGAACGCCGTGGGGCCTGGGTATTTTACTCCCTAAACAACGAGGCTGCTCCAGTTATGAAGATCATTCTTGAGCATTTGCCTGATGTTAAGCCACTTGTTGAAAAGCAACAGCGTGTTACCTTAAGCAGTTAG
- a CDS encoding gamma-type small acid-soluble spore protein, translating into MRNKQQDLNNAARAAAQRNTATEFASETNAAQVQRQNQASAARAAAQQNTATEFASETNAVPNQASAARAAAQQNTATEFASETNVAQVQKQNRVSAARAAQQNNATK; encoded by the coding sequence ATGAGAAACAAACAACAAGATTTGAACAATGCTGCTCGTGCTGCTGCACAACGAAATACAGCAACTGAGTTTGCAAGTGAAACAAATGCTGCTCAAGTACAAAGACAAAATCAAGCATCTGCTGCTCGTGCTGCTGCACAACAAAATACAGCAACTGAGTTCGCAAGCGAAACAAACGCAGTTCCAAATCAAGCATCTGCTGCTCGTGCTGCTGCACAACAAAATACAGCGACTGAGTTCGCAAGCGAAACGAACGTAGCTCAAGTGCAAAAGCAGAACCGAGTTTCTGCTGCCCGCGCTGCTCAACAAAACAACGCTACTAAATAA
- a CDS encoding DUF4367 domain-containing protein, with the protein MKRRALGLVMLLVLSLLVTGCFGTKTPEDVVNELGGKMDKITGYKTNAVLTLQTGTTPQEYDVEVWYSKQNNYRVALTSKQRNITQIILRNDEGVFVLTPHLKKSFRFQSGWPENNGPLYLYETLVNSIVNDADRKLKMDDKEYVFEVKANYSGNRSFSKQKIWMSNDLRPTRAEIMDNNMNKLVEINFTEFNFNPEFPKDAFDKDKNMTSALPSVPTMGQTETGVKKPTSQFGVIQPTYVPAGIKLNNIEPVTHNNEKSVLLQYKGEYNYSLMESRPTAATVSYEQGMPVDLGFTIGVLYQTAEEKRILKWELDGVEFTLSGDLPEDEMLKVAQSTYGVGGK; encoded by the coding sequence ATGAAACGTAGAGCTTTAGGTTTAGTCATGCTATTGGTGCTCTCGTTGCTCGTGACGGGATGCTTCGGGACAAAGACACCAGAGGATGTAGTGAATGAATTAGGAGGGAAGATGGACAAAATTACCGGTTACAAGACCAATGCAGTGTTAACTCTGCAAACCGGTACCACACCACAAGAATATGATGTGGAGGTCTGGTATTCTAAACAAAATAATTATCGTGTAGCTCTCACATCTAAACAGCGCAACATTACACAAATTATTTTACGTAATGATGAAGGTGTTTTTGTCTTAACTCCACATCTGAAAAAAAGCTTCCGTTTTCAAAGTGGATGGCCAGAAAACAATGGACCTCTCTACTTATATGAAACGTTGGTTAACAGTATTGTAAATGATGCTGATCGTAAATTGAAAATGGATGATAAGGAGTATGTCTTTGAAGTAAAAGCGAACTACAGTGGCAATCGTTCCTTTAGTAAGCAAAAAATCTGGATGAGCAATGATTTGAGACCAACGAGAGCCGAGATTATGGACAATAATATGAATAAGCTGGTAGAAATTAATTTCACTGAGTTCAACTTTAACCCTGAATTTCCAAAGGACGCGTTCGATAAAGATAAGAACATGACTAGTGCCCTCCCTTCTGTTCCTACTATGGGTCAAACTGAAACAGGTGTGAAGAAGCCTACGAGCCAATTTGGGGTTATACAGCCAACTTATGTACCGGCAGGAATTAAACTAAACAACATTGAACCAGTGACTCATAATAACGAGAAGAGCGTATTGTTACAATATAAAGGAGAGTACAACTACTCCTTGATGGAAAGCCGCCCAACGGCTGCTACCGTTTCTTATGAACAAGGAATGCCTGTAGATCTTGGTTTTACCATTGGTGTTCTGTATCAGACTGCTGAAGAAAAACGCATTCTTAAATGGGAGCTGGATGGTGTCGAATTCACACTCTCTGGGGATTTGCCTGAAGATGAAATGCTAAAAGTAGCACAATCTACTTATGGTGTAGGCGGTAAATAA